Proteins encoded in a region of the Isoalcanivorax pacificus W11-5 genome:
- the urtD gene encoding urea ABC transporter ATP-binding protein UrtD: MKLPKSLAEFTDRSRVFDVVNPAVRSPKLDTSHGTILYLEDITVSFDGFRALNDLTLYIHAGELRCIIGANGAGKTTMMDVITGKTRPDSGTAYFGQSIDLLRLSEPDIAQAGIGRKFQKPTVFEQHTVFENLELAMAGDRRAWKMLFARLTPAQRADIDEVLGVIGLTEHRHRQAGALSHGQKQWLEIGMLLMQKPALLLVDEPVAGMTPQETERTAELLLSLAGRHSVVVVEHDMDFVRSIARTVTVLHEGSVLAEGSIEQVQRDPRVVEVYLGEQA, from the coding sequence ATGAAGTTGCCGAAGTCGCTGGCGGAGTTTACCGACCGCAGCCGGGTATTTGATGTCGTCAACCCGGCGGTGCGCTCGCCAAAGCTGGACACCAGCCACGGAACCATCCTTTATCTGGAAGATATTACCGTGAGCTTTGACGGTTTCCGCGCGCTCAATGACCTGACGCTGTATATCCATGCCGGCGAGCTGCGCTGCATCATCGGCGCCAACGGTGCCGGCAAGACCACCATGATGGACGTGATCACCGGCAAGACCCGTCCCGACAGCGGCACGGCCTATTTCGGCCAGAGCATTGACCTGCTGCGCCTGAGCGAGCCGGACATCGCCCAGGCCGGCATCGGCCGCAAGTTCCAGAAGCCGACCGTGTTCGAACAGCACACAGTGTTCGAGAACCTGGAGCTGGCCATGGCCGGCGACCGGCGTGCCTGGAAAATGCTGTTCGCGCGGCTGACACCCGCGCAGCGTGCAGATATCGATGAGGTGCTTGGCGTGATCGGCCTCACCGAGCATCGGCATCGCCAGGCGGGGGCGCTGTCGCACGGGCAGAAACAGTGGCTGGAAATCGGCATGCTGCTGATGCAGAAGCCGGCGCTGCTGCTGGTGGACGAACCCGTGGCAGGCATGACGCCCCAGGAAACCGAACGCACGGCTGAACTGCTGTTGTCACTGGCGGGGCGCCATTCCGTCGTGGTGGTGGAGCACGACATGGATTTCGTGCGTTCGATTGCCCGCACTGTCACCGTGTTGCACGAAGGCAGCGTGCTGGCCGAGGGCAGCATTGAACAGGTGCAGCGTGATCCGCGCGTGGTCGAGGTGTATCTGGGGGAACAGGCATGA